Part of the Sorghum bicolor cultivar BTx623 chromosome 1, Sorghum_bicolor_NCBIv3, whole genome shotgun sequence genome, GCCCGGGCATATTATCTTTTGTGTCATTGGGACGACATGGCAACATATCATATGCAACCCACTTTCCAATAAACATATACAGAGACACTGATTTTTCTCGTCTGTTTCTTGGGTGTTCATTTGTTTCAGGTACGAATTCAGAACGGGCCCGGACACGGTGTCACAGGAGCTGTACACGACTCTGACATCCATTCAGATGGGCCTGGCCGAGGACAACAAGGGATGGACAGTAGCAGTAGAGTAGATTACTTGGTGACAGCATTTGGGGATTGCCATCGCCACAACATTCGTTCGATCCTACGCTGCGAACAGCCATCGGTATTGTCACCCGGTAGAATATACTGTATTTATACGCAATTAATTGATCAACACATGTAGTGTTGGAGTtattgaaaaaaataaataaaccgTGTGTTGTTGGCAATCAGTGAGGCCATTGAGCAGTCATTGATTTGATCTCCAATTCACTTACTGTGCACTGATCTTCCTTGGCGTCTCTGTATCGACAGCTCCATTTCAGTGTATCGTGTAACGTCACATGCTACGATACGATCAGTCTTGCAGTAGCATCGCAAGCACAGAGCGATCGGGTCGATCTGCACGTTTTCACGTGGCGAAAAGAACGTGCACCAAACCAATCCAAGTTGAAGCAAGGACAGCAGGAGCCTTTTTTTTTCCCCTCCGAGTCCACGTCGGCGTGCCAATCCGAATCAAGTCAAGAAAAGAAACGTGTGCTTTGATGCGTGTAGATGCTTAGTGGATCCTACCGTAATCCGCTGCAAGAACTCGGTTATACGGTCTTCCATCCGGTTCCAGCAGCTCGATCACACGAGGAGACAGGCCGCATGGTATGTGCCATTTAGTTTGTCCCGAGTTAAACATGTGTATCTTTGACCATtgattttttgaaaaaattatAGTTTCATGTCATAAGGTTTATATTTTTAGATTTACTACGAGAAATGCTATTATAGTGTATAGTTTATATATTGTCAAACTATATGGATTTTTAAAAATGGTTGGTCAAGATTGCAATATTTGACTTAGGATAAATTAAATGTAACAATTTAAAAAGATAAAAAGAGTAGCTTGCTATAGCTAATAGATCATATCTACTATTAGTTGGCTAACTATTAGCTGAAGAGTGCTTAGATGCACAGCTAATAAAAAATGCTAATAAGATAACTATTAGCTGCTATTATCTAATTTGGTCTAAGTAGTTATGTAGAGGTTTGGCCTAACAATTAACTATTTTATTATCTGCACGTGTTTAGACCAGAGGAGGTAATTAATTAGTAGTAGATAGCTAATATCTATATTCTATAGGATCCACCTGAGGCTATGTTTGGAAGATCGGTTTTAGAGCCAAACCTGGTATAAATTACAAGCACCAATTTTTTTAGATCGTATTGAGAAAATGCTGTTTGTAAGAGTCGAGAGCCTATTTATTATACCGTTGGATTGAGCCAAAACCAGAGGGAAAAAACTGTTGTTTGAGGGCAGAAAaaaatacgataactatcgggtTCGTCTTCTCCATGGCTCTGCTCGTTCGTACGCCTTGGCAGCAACCAGCGGATCCGAGTGTTGATTCAACAGCTCCCGTGGAGCACGCACTGATGGCTCCCAACACGCTGCCGCGGCGGCGTCAGGCACCGTCCGCCATCACCCCACCGCAGCCCGATGCCGCCCTACGCGCCAATTTATGTGGCTGCATTTCaccttttccaaaaaaaaaaaaaactccaagtgcATAAGAAAATACATCTGAATGCATTTGCAAGTGCAAAAATGTACAATGTTCCCAAATAGGGTCTAAGTCTTTTTTTGAGCAACTTATGATCCGCGTCTTGTTTGAATGTCATCGAATTCATCTTGAATCTACGCGTGTTAGGGTGGATTTGGGTGAAATTTAGTTTAATATTCACTCCAAACACATATAAATTAATGTAAATTCGACTACATCCTAATGAGACCTAAGTGAATAACTTCGTTTATAGACGCAACTCTGACGGGTCACACATAATGGATGGGCTTCATTGAGAGATGCGACTCCGATGGGTCACACAATCAGCCACacacacaattttttttttttaaaaaaatatcacCACATGTATCAACGCAACAGGATGCTCTCTCCTGTCagaaagaaaaaaggaaaaattaTGCGTGTTCGCTTGCTATACGCGACAGCAACAAAGCACTATGGGCCTTAAAGTTGCAGGATCGGCCCGGCCCGAATACTCTGGTGCCGATCGGCCCGGCTCAAAGGCCCTGGTACCTAGTTATACCCTCGCGCGCTATCTTTGCCAATAGAATCCTCCGCTTTGCAAGCACCAAAGAACTCGCCGGCCGTCAGTCCTGCCGGCCGTAGTACGCCTACTCGGGGGGAAAAAAAACTGCATCATGCCGTACCCAAGCAGGGAGCAACCAAGTTTGATCAGCATGGAAGAAGGGGACGTTTTACTAGTTCAACAGAGTCATGTACAGCTTGGCAATAATCGGCATGCATACAGAACAAACCCAACACATTTTCTAACTTACCAGTAGCCAGGGCACACACTATACAGGTTCCTCATTCCAATGACGGGACATACAACCAGCTAACACAACGAACAACCAACCAACTAATACAGGAAAAATGCCATCCGTGAAACATCAGTTGCCATCATATATCATGGTCGGATCAGCAGCACGGAATCGGTGCTCTGTTCATGCTTATTCTCCCATAGGTGCGGCCCGGTAATATGCAGGTACAGTAGCAGGGAAGAACATCTGTCTCACGCCTTCAGCTTTAATGATAGGGAGGATGATGCCACATGCACCCTGCAGTGAGAAATCTTCAGTCAGATGAGATAAAAAAGAGTAGCTCTCTATATGGCCGAGACCACGAGACGGCTAGTGGATACACTTTGCACTATGGTTGGACGTATTCTAAATGTGCATTATAAATACTAAAGAAGGTACTATTTGAAGGAGACAGCATGGTAGCTACTGTAAAAAAGGGTATAGGAGTATGCAGCATATCTAAGAGCTGGCCAAATTATACACTCTTTTGCACTAGGTTTGGACGTCTTCTGAATGTGCATTGAATACTAAAAAACAAGATATTTGAAGGTTAAACCAAGCTAGCTAGAAAAAGGGTATATGCAGCATATCTAAAAGTGTTGTCCAAATTATACacgcatgaaaccactgccagTTACAGAGTGTTCTGCAGTTAGTTATCTCTTAGTCATTTCCTGAACATTAATATTAAAGTGCCTCTGTATAAAGCTAAAAATTATGGTTGCCACTGCCGGTCGCTCTGGCATAATAAAGAACCGTGTGGAGATGACGAAGAAACAGAAGATTCAGGGACTTACAGAAATCAGTCTGGCTCCAATCCACATTCGCTTAGGTGAAGGAAGAGGGAGCATCAAGCGGCCAACACCGTAGATAGCAACAGCAAAGAAGTGTGCAACTAAACTCAGTGGCCGAGGATTAAGACCGGAGAGTAAAGCAATAGGCCCATTTGAGAAGACGCCTCCAAGGCTCAAGTAATCAAAACAAGCTTGGCGCATCTCATTCCTAGCTTGATCAGGCGAGGCACTGAAGACCTTGTACAGAGCGCCGGCCAATGTGTTTATTGTGGAAGCAACCGGCTGAAAATATGACACTGTTTAAGAAACAGATCACATTGTAGGTAAGCCAGTAATTGATGGTTATACAAAGACTGACCTTCCGCAGTGTATAGAACGATTCAAGGTACTTGCACAGGGAAGATGCGTCATGAAGATTGTGGAGAGGCTTGAGAAGATTACGTAGGACAACAATGTCGGATAATGCAACAGTCATTCCTCCACCAGTTAAAGGGTGTCTCATATTGAATGCATCCCCCATCAAAAGTGCCCCAGGGGTCGGATGTGGAGCCGCTGGCATGCTCCTATTTGGCATTGTTCTTATGCTTCCCTTATCAATGGCCGCTATGAAAGAGTCGTAGATTTCTGGAGGAATCTGACAAAATAAAATCATCCATTATGCCATGATGTTGCATAAAGTAGTCAGCAGGAACTGCAATAAGAAAAAGATCACTGATATTTTAAAAAGGAAGAACTACCTGGGGTGCAACAACAGTTTTGAGATAATTTGCCATTTCACCGCTAGCTATGGAAGGCACCTTCTGACCAGGGACATCAACCAAACAGCGCACCTCTGTGCTGCTAATTGGGTAAAATAGGATTGGAGAAGGATTGGCCAAGATAACATGGCCATGGTTTGGATGTGGAAGTTGGCAATTCTCCAATACCAGCCCAACAAAACATGATGGAACATCAACCTAAGCACATATCTCCATTAACATCCACAAGGCACAAAATTTAGCAATAAGTATGGTGTAATTATAATATAAATAAAGGGTGTACCTTTGGAGAGCAAAGGGCGCGTCGTAGATTTGAAAAGCAACCATCACATACAATCGTCAGGGGAGCATAAGCTTTTAGTTCTTCACCTGACTTGGTTTTGTATTGAACACCTTTAACAGTACCATTTTCTTCAAGAAGTGATGTAACAGTTCCTTGCTCTAATTGGACACTGGATGAACACAACAACATGTCAAATATTAACACATGTCACATGCAGATGCAGTTTCATAAATAATTCGATACGTGCAAAGTTAAGACATGTCAAATTGAGAATAGAAAAGGGGTGAATAACATGAGAACTAGAACACACCAAACAAAGAGCACTAATCAAGAACTTTTATAACAAATTAAAGATAAGTCACATACAATACCATTCTTACCAAGTTAACCTTAGCAAAAGAATGAAACAGTCAAACAGAAGTTTACAGGACAACAAATAAGCAACAATATATAGCAAATAGCAAAGTAAGAAAAAACCCATAATAATTATTGTAAGAAAATACCCATAATAATTATTGTTATTACTTGGGCAAAGACGCAGCTTTTTGACGCATCCTCTGTATAAACCTCCCATTGTGAAAGCTCCTACCAGCAACATCAGAATGGAACTTCTCCAAGGGATAAGCAAGCTTTGTGTTCCTCCCATCTTTGAATAATGCGTAACCAAGGACACGCTGGGCATCAATTTCTTCCACACAATCTGAACAGAACAAAAACTGGTATGGTTATAATAACTTTAGAAATGGCACGGGAATAGAATAAGATAACAAAAGATGGGCTTTACCTTCGAGgcccaactcaattaatttcaAGTAACCCCCAGGTTGCAACAGTTCACCCACAATTCTGTCAGGTTCTGTCAGATCCCTCTCGATGACATGCACCCGACGGCCATCCTACATTCCCAACAAACAAAGTAGATTAAAATAAATACAGAGGAGAGATGAAACAATATAATACAACAGAGAGAACTATATCCACATCCAGATGAAACTAGGTTCTCACTCCAATAACTGCAAATACGCATTGGAAAAAATAAATCATTCAGCTGCCATCAAGCCAAATTGGATTACTATTAAAGCTTGGATAGTACTAGTATACTGCCCCATAGATAGCTGGTATACAAGATAAAAGGTAGTTTAACATGGTCTCATCCATATGGAAAGTAGTCAATTCCGATGTGAATATTATATTATCTGCAAGCAATGGAAGGTAGTCAATTCAAGTAACAGGACGTGTCCACATTTTCGTTTTGATGATAGATCACTCTCAGAGTAGTTTGGAGTTATGTGAAGTTAAGTAGGTCATAAAATTGATTGGACAATTCTCTTTTCTTTGACCTAAATTAGTTTGGCAATTCATTAATGTTGAGAAAGAGCACATCAGTACAGTGTTGAATCAACAGGGGCCCATGTATGTTCATGAAAAAATAGTAAGGTCCTCCAGCAACATTTTCTTCAAGGTAAATTTACACCTTCAACATAgcactatggaaaacattaagcATGCCTAGTCACTTTACTGGACAGAATTTGCTTTTGGTGTCTGCGGTCAAGAGAACTGATGCTTGAGGCTTAAACATATAATCTTCTCTTGGCTGTTGTTTCCCCCGTCGCCCCCCTCTCTCTTTCATTCTCCATCCAAACAGATGTGGCCAAGATTGACTACTTCATTACAGGGTGTTCAAGTATTGCAAGAATATGCTTTAGTTGGAGAAGGGAAAATTCTCCATCCAAAACGGAATTTGCAAGCACCTATAACTGCCATAAGCCACACAAATTCCATGTTCACACAAGAAACAATGACACCGCCAGAAACCTCACTTTCCACTGGCATGGTAAACATGCAAAATTCACCAACCTCTAGTTGCAACAAAATCAAAGCTATTTTCTGTTTTTGAATCTATCTCTTGAGACTTGTTAACAACCGTAGCCAGAACCTTAGTACAGCAAGGTAACTGACAGCTAATCTCGTCAGAAAGAAAAAACGGGTGTCTTGTAATAAACTAATATATGACTAACTAAAAGCATGCAAAAACAGGACCGAAGTTGTTCTTGGTTCTGTACGTCATGAATGAAAGAAAGTTACGATCCGTGCTAGTAGTTCACGCCAAACCAAGAATTCAGCATCGCGTTCCCGTTCACAATAGAATATCAGCCCTTGTTCTTCACGCCAATCGCCAAACAGGCAGTGCGCAATTAAAATACGACACTgccgattttattttattttattttatttttcaatcTAAAACTCTCCAGCTTTTAGCCACCTAGTGGAACCATGCCAACGAAGGAAACAACAAGTATGATGAGACAAAGGAAACCCACCTTTCCCAGCGTGTATGCCAGCGCAGATCCAGCTACTCCGGCGCCGACGATGATGACGTCCGTCCGGCCGTCGCCGA contains:
- the LOC8056854 gene encoding squalene monooxygenase — encoded protein: MAAAAAAASGVGFQLIGAAAATLLAAVLVAAVLGRRRRRARPQAPLVEAKPAPEGGCAVGDGRTDVIIVGAGVAGSALAYTLGKDGRRVHVIERDLTEPDRIVGELLQPGGYLKLIELGLEDCVEEIDAQRVLGYALFKDGRNTKLAYPLEKFHSDVAGRSFHNGRFIQRMRQKAASLPNVQLEQGTVTSLLEENGTVKGVQYKTKSGEELKAYAPLTIVCDGCFSNLRRALCSPKVDVPSCFVGLVLENCQLPHPNHGHVILANPSPILFYPISSTEVRCLVDVPGQKVPSIASGEMANYLKTVVAPQIPPEIYDSFIAAIDKGSIRTMPNRSMPAAPHPTPGALLMGDAFNMRHPLTGGGMTVALSDIVVLRNLLKPLHNLHDASSLCKYLESFYTLRKPVASTINTLAGALYKVFSASPDQARNEMRQACFDYLSLGGVFSNGPIALLSGLNPRPLSLVAHFFAVAIYGVGRLMLPLPSPKRMWIGARLISGACGIILPIIKAEGVRQMFFPATVPAYYRAAPMGE